Proteins encoded together in one Ptiloglossa arizonensis isolate GNS036 chromosome 9, iyPtiAriz1_principal, whole genome shotgun sequence window:
- the Sel gene encoding canopy family protein seele, translated as MKSLIVVFSILFLNTSVKSVEIDKDFLKCLVCRTTVKEVEEELAKIDPSREIEIGNYRLDAEGNVIHKKIPLAQSEVHISDVLDSICDKMSDYVRATYKSNGQLTILNLMSPSGSMNPEMSKVDIIQDGDMNKSLKYYCEGLVEEFEDSIISLFTRKEDNIKRQLCTNVTKLCNPTDFAHEDDDDDDDIEQNYLYEENDEL; from the exons ATGAAAAGCTTAATAGTGgtgttttctattttatttttaaatacatctgTTAAATCTGTAGAAATTGATAAAGATTTTTTGAAGTGTTTAG TTTGCAGAACAACTGTAAAGGAAGTTGAGGAAGAATTAGCAAAAATTGATCCTTCAAGGGAAATTGAAATAGGTAATTATAGATTAGACGCAGAAGGTAATGTTATTCATAAAaag ATTCCACTTGCACAATCTGAAGTACACATATCTGATGTATTAGACAGTATTTGTGATAAAATGTCGGATTATGTAAGAGCAACATATAAGTCAAATGGTCAGTTAACAATTCTAAATCTCATGAGTCCATCTGGTAGTATGAATCCAGAAATGAGCAAAGTTGATATTATTCAAGATGGTGATATGAATAAAAGTTTAAAGTATTAT TGTGAAGGATTGGTAGAAGAATTTGAAGATTCTATAATTTCATTGTTCACTCGTAAAGAAGATAATATTAAACGTCAATTGTGCACAAATGTTACAAAGCTGTGCAATCCTACAGATTTTGCTCAtgaagatgatgatgatgatgatgatatagAGCAAAATTACTTATATGAAGAAAATGatgaattataa